The following are encoded together in the Pseudomonas sediminis genome:
- the prmC gene encoding peptide chain release factor N(5)-glutamine methyltransferase, with the protein MATIESLLDTADLPDSPTPRLDAELLLAAALSKPRSYLRTWPERELEADQLALFQANLQRRREGEPVAYILGHQGFWSLDLEVAPHTLIPRPDTELLVETALELLPATPLAVLDLGTGTGAIALALASERPAWQVTGVDRVEDAVALAERNRQRLQLANAAFLHSHWFSALAGQRYGLILSNPPYIRADDQHLEQGDVRFEPSSALIAGSDGLDDIRAIIQAAPDHLLSGGWLLLEHGFDQAEDVRSLLGEGGFVEVESRRDLGDHERISLGRFDRE; encoded by the coding sequence ATGGCCACCATCGAATCCCTGCTCGACACCGCTGACCTGCCCGACTCGCCCACACCGCGATTGGATGCGGAGTTGCTGCTGGCCGCCGCGCTGAGCAAGCCACGCAGCTACCTGCGCACCTGGCCGGAGCGCGAGCTGGAGGCCGATCAACTGGCGTTGTTCCAGGCGAATCTGCAGCGCCGCCGCGAGGGTGAGCCGGTTGCTTATATCCTCGGTCATCAGGGCTTCTGGAGCCTCGATCTGGAGGTGGCGCCACATACCCTGATCCCACGTCCTGACACCGAGCTGCTGGTTGAAACAGCGCTCGAGCTGCTGCCCGCCACGCCGCTGGCCGTGCTCGATCTGGGCACTGGCACTGGCGCCATCGCCCTGGCCCTGGCCAGCGAGCGCCCGGCCTGGCAAGTGACCGGCGTGGATCGTGTCGAGGACGCCGTGGCCCTGGCTGAGCGCAATCGTCAGCGCCTGCAACTGGCTAACGCAGCGTTCTTGCACAGCCATTGGTTTTCCGCCCTGGCTGGACAGCGCTATGGCTTGATCCTGAGCAACCCGCCTTATATCCGTGCGGACGACCAGCATCTCGAACAGGGTGACGTGCGTTTCGAGCCGAGCAGCGCTCTGATCGCCGGCAGCGACGGCCTGGACGATATTCGTGCGATCATCCAGGCCGCGCCGGACCATCTGCTATCCGGAGGCTGGCTGCTGCTGGAGCACGGCTTCGACCAGGCCGAGGACGTACGCAGCTTGCTTGGCGAGGGCGGCTTCGTCGAGGTCGAGAGCCGGCGTGACCTGGGCGACCACGAGCGCATCAGTTTGGGACGTTTCGACCGTGAGTGA
- the murI gene encoding glutamate racemase: MNQSQAPIGVFDSGVGGLSVLREIRQLLPNESLLYVADSGHVPYGEKSPEYIRERCVVITEHLLAQGAKALVLACNTATAAAAAELRERYPNLPIVGMEPAVKPAAAATRSGVVGVLATTGTLKSAKFAALLDRFANDVRVITQPCPGLVECIEAGELQAPATRELLQGYVTPLLAEGCDTLILGCTHYPFLRPLLSELVPASVTLIDTGAAVARQLQRLLSRHDQLATLQARETRYWSSGEPAQLRRVLPILLGEKAQVLSI; encoded by the coding sequence ATGAATCAGTCGCAGGCGCCGATTGGCGTGTTCGACTCCGGCGTTGGCGGCCTGTCGGTGCTGCGCGAGATTCGTCAGCTACTGCCGAACGAGTCGCTGCTTTACGTCGCTGACAGCGGCCATGTGCCCTACGGCGAGAAAAGCCCGGAGTACATTCGCGAGCGCTGTGTGGTGATTACCGAACATCTGCTGGCACAAGGTGCCAAGGCGTTGGTGCTGGCGTGCAATACCGCGACTGCCGCTGCGGCTGCAGAGTTGCGCGAACGTTATCCGAACCTGCCCATCGTCGGCATGGAGCCTGCGGTGAAGCCCGCCGCGGCAGCCACGCGCAGTGGCGTGGTCGGCGTGCTGGCGACCACCGGTACGCTGAAGAGCGCCAAGTTCGCCGCGCTGCTCGATCGCTTCGCCAATGACGTGCGGGTGATCACTCAGCCCTGCCCGGGGTTGGTGGAATGCATCGAGGCGGGCGAGCTGCAGGCGCCCGCCACGCGAGAGTTGCTGCAAGGTTATGTCACGCCGCTGTTGGCCGAGGGCTGTGACACGCTGATTCTCGGCTGCACGCATTACCCCTTCCTGCGTCCATTGCTGAGTGAGCTGGTGCCGGCGTCGGTAACGCTGATCGATACCGGTGCGGCAGTGGCGCGGCAGTTGCAACGCCTGCTCTCGCGTCACGATCAGCTGGCGACGCTGCAGGCCAGGGAAACGCGTTACTGGAGCAGTGGGGAGCCAGCGCAACTTCGCCGGGTTTTGCCGATTTTACTGGGTGAAAAGGCCCAGGTTCTTTCCATATAG
- a CDS encoding molybdopterin-synthase adenylyltransferase MoeB, protein MLSDDELLRYSRQILLKQIDVEGQLRLKQGRVLIVGMGGLGSPVALYLAAAGVGELHLADFDTVELTNLQRQIAHDTASIGQAKVDSAMARLAAINPQVTLVPHRQALDADSLAAAVSGVDLVLDCSDNFSTREAVNAACVAAGKPLVSGAAIRLEGQLSVFDPRNEASPCYHCLYGHGSEAELTCSEAGVVGPLVGLVGSLQALEALKLLAGFGEPLVGRLLLIDALGTRFRELRVKRDPACEVCGGR, encoded by the coding sequence ATGCTGAGCGATGATGAACTGCTGCGTTACAGCCGGCAGATCCTGCTGAAACAGATCGATGTGGAAGGCCAACTGCGCCTGAAGCAGGGGCGTGTGCTGATCGTCGGCATGGGCGGGCTGGGCTCGCCCGTGGCCTTGTACCTGGCTGCTGCCGGTGTGGGCGAGTTGCACCTGGCTGACTTCGATACGGTGGAACTGACCAACCTGCAACGGCAGATCGCCCACGACACCGCCAGCATCGGCCAGGCCAAGGTGGACTCGGCCATGGCGCGCCTGGCGGCGATCAACCCGCAGGTCACCCTGGTGCCGCATCGTCAGGCGCTGGACGCCGATTCGCTAGCCGCCGCGGTCAGTGGTGTCGATCTGGTGCTGGACTGCTCGGACAATTTCTCCACCCGCGAGGCGGTCAATGCCGCCTGCGTCGCGGCCGGCAAACCGCTGGTCTCCGGTGCTGCGATCCGCCTGGAAGGGCAACTGTCGGTGTTCGATCCGCGCAATGAAGCCAGCCCCTGCTACCACTGCCTGTACGGCCACGGTAGCGAAGCCGAGCTGACCTGCAGCGAGGCCGGTGTGGTCGGGCCGCTGGTTGGCCTGGTCGGTAGCCTGCAGGCGCTGGAGGCGCTCAAGTTGCTGGCCGGTTTCGGTGAGCCGCTGGTGGGCCGCCTGCTGCTGATCGACGCGCTGGGTACGCGTTTTCGCGAGTTGCGGGTCAAGCGCGATCCGGCCTGCGAGGTGTGCGGTGGGCGTTAA